From a single Halovulum dunhuangense genomic region:
- a CDS encoding MBL fold metallo-hydrolase RNA specificity domain-containing protein, translating to MTNPILTFHGAAGCVTGSCFRLETAHGAVLIDCGLFQGSKTEKELNYRPFPFRAERIAAVILSHAHIDHSGLLPKLVRDGFRGTIHATEPTVDLCSVMLPDSAHIQEYEVEQLNRRNRARDRDAVEPIYTGEDAAECLGLFRAQPYDAWFSVGPGVRARYWNAGHLLGSASVEVELADPALRLLFSADIGPDYKLMHPDPEGPSGIDYLVCESTYGDTDREDATAARRRALLRDEVKAAFNPNGALLIPSFAVERAQELIADLSQLMAEGELPQIPIHVDSPLATKATRIFARHSRSLEGGGALMEGLSSRNLHFTETVEQSKALDSVKGFHIVIAASGMCEAGRIRHRLKNWLWRDEATVLLVGYQATGTLGRILQEGARSVRIQGDEYKVRARIRSIDLYSGHADGPELAAWVKARLPLAQQAFLVHGEPEAIAGLAARLNGILAPEDVLVPALDESFELTPNGAVRLAGAAPRLPREGMARLDWHNDLSKLILDINDTLRAEADDKARAVTIRRLRRALEGEDDRRH from the coding sequence ATGACCAACCCCATCCTCACCTTTCACGGAGCCGCGGGGTGCGTGACGGGATCCTGTTTCCGGCTGGAGACGGCCCATGGCGCCGTGCTGATCGATTGCGGGCTGTTCCAGGGATCCAAGACCGAGAAGGAGCTGAACTACCGGCCCTTTCCGTTCCGGGCCGAGCGGATCGCCGCGGTGATCCTGAGCCATGCGCATATCGACCATTCGGGGCTGTTGCCGAAGCTGGTGCGCGACGGGTTTCGCGGAACGATCCACGCGACGGAGCCGACGGTGGACCTGTGCAGCGTGATGCTGCCCGACAGCGCACATATCCAGGAATACGAGGTGGAACAGCTGAACCGCCGCAACCGCGCGCGTGACCGCGATGCGGTAGAGCCGATCTACACGGGCGAGGATGCGGCGGAATGCCTGGGCCTGTTCCGGGCGCAGCCCTACGACGCGTGGTTTTCCGTCGGGCCGGGGGTGCGGGCGCGGTACTGGAATGCGGGGCATCTGCTGGGGTCCGCCTCGGTCGAGGTGGAACTGGCGGATCCGGCACTGCGGCTGCTGTTCTCGGCCGATATCGGGCCGGACTACAAGCTGATGCATCCCGACCCCGAGGGACCATCGGGGATCGATTACCTGGTCTGCGAAAGCACCTATGGCGACACCGACCGAGAGGATGCGACGGCCGCGCGGCGGCGGGCGCTTCTGCGCGACGAGGTGAAGGCGGCGTTCAACCCGAACGGCGCGCTGCTGATCCCGTCCTTCGCGGTGGAGCGCGCGCAGGAGCTGATCGCGGACCTGAGCCAGCTGATGGCCGAGGGGGAGTTGCCGCAGATCCCGATCCATGTGGATTCGCCGCTGGCGACCAAGGCCACGCGGATCTTTGCCCGCCACAGCCGGTCGCTGGAAGGGGGTGGCGCGCTGATGGAGGGGCTGTCGTCGCGGAACCTGCATTTCACCGAGACGGTGGAGCAGAGCAAGGCGCTCGATTCCGTGAAGGGGTTTCACATCGTCATCGCCGCCAGCGGCATGTGCGAGGCGGGGCGGATCCGGCACCGGCTGAAGAACTGGCTCTGGCGCGACGAGGCGACGGTGCTGCTGGTGGGATACCAGGCGACGGGCACGCTGGGCCGCATCCTGCAGGAGGGGGCGCGCTCGGTGCGGATCCAGGGCGACGAATACAAGGTGCGGGCGCGGATCCGGTCCATCGACCTGTATTCGGGCCATGCCGACGGGCCGGAGCTGGCGGCCTGGGTGAAGGCGCGGCTGCCGCTGGCGCAGCAGGCTTTCCTGGTGCATGGCGAGCCGGAGGCGATCGCGGGGCTGGCCGCGCGGCTGAACGGCATCCTCGCCCCCGAGGATGTGCTGGTGCCCGCGCTGGACGAGAGTTTCGAGCTGACGCCCAACGGCGCCGTGCGGCTGGCGGGGGCTGCGCCGCGGCTGCCGCGCGAGGGGATGGCGCGGCTCGACTGGCACAACGACCTGTCGAAGCTGATCCTCGACATCAACGACACGCTCAGGGCCGAGGCCGACGACAAGGCGCGCGCGGTGACGATCCGGCGGCTGCGCCGCGCGCTGGAGGGGGAGGACGACCGCCGCCACTGA
- a CDS encoding substrate-binding domain-containing protein — protein MTTTEPLKVITSGAFAAALVKLLPHYKAPDGTEVDVSFGSSLGAAHDSIPTRLSKGERFDVYLLAEAAVAQFSEQGHIRPDSRIDLVESHIGACVREGDPAPDISTTEAFRETLLAAKSVGHAASASGIYLSTEVFPALGIAEQMKKTAFTVFSERVGTIVARGEADLGFQQISEILPIPGVKLIGRLPPEFRRPFHFCAGIGAGTDKLDRARHLLRFLASEEAGPIIRETGLDPLFPEVR, from the coding sequence ATGACGACAACCGAACCGCTGAAGGTCATAACCTCGGGCGCCTTCGCCGCCGCGCTCGTGAAGCTGCTGCCGCACTACAAGGCACCCGACGGCACAGAGGTGGACGTCTCCTTCGGCTCCTCGCTCGGGGCCGCGCACGACTCGATCCCCACGCGCCTGTCCAAGGGCGAACGCTTCGATGTCTACCTGCTGGCCGAGGCCGCCGTCGCCCAGTTCTCGGAACAGGGCCATATCCGCCCCGACAGCCGGATCGACCTGGTCGAATCCCATATCGGCGCCTGCGTCCGCGAGGGCGACCCCGCGCCCGACATCTCCACCACCGAAGCCTTCCGCGAGACCCTTCTCGCGGCGAAATCAGTGGGCCACGCCGCCAGCGCCAGCGGCATCTACCTCTCGACCGAAGTGTTCCCCGCCCTCGGCATCGCCGAGCAGATGAAGAAGACCGCCTTCACCGTCTTCAGCGAAAGGGTGGGCACCATCGTCGCCCGAGGCGAGGCGGATCTGGGCTTCCAGCAGATCAGCGAGATCCTTCCCATTCCGGGCGTCAAGCTGATCGGCCGGCTGCCCCCCGAGTTCCGCCGCCCCTTCCACTTCTGCGCCGGGATCGGCGCCGGGACCGACAAGCTCGACCGCGCCAGGCACCTCCTGCGCTTTCTCGCCTCCGAGGAGGCGGGGCCGATCATCCGCGAGACCGGCCTCGACCCGCTGTTCCCCGAGGTCCGTTAA
- a CDS encoding LysR family transcriptional regulator: MDLRDLSYFETIARTATYDEAAEILGRTKQALTKSVRRLEADIGGTLFERDGRGKALTALGIALLERAERLRLSVDDIGREMADLAGGRTGLVRIGTGMTPASHILPAACRQLRAAVPGIRLELEIGNSDFLQERLRHGTLDLILCPMDGGDLSDLDVRVVLDETVVVAAGVDHPLAGRGFELAELTEHGWMLQSQSSAMRAWLDAVFTSRNLAPPRVMVETGTIGVLTRVAEEMQLLTFTSRRNLNTLVELAHPETTMPRQFGLMSRRDAYLPPAARRLREFILATVAAGPA; the protein is encoded by the coding sequence ATGGATCTGCGCGACCTGAGCTATTTCGAGACGATCGCGAGGACGGCCACCTATGACGAGGCGGCCGAGATTCTCGGCCGCACCAAGCAGGCGCTGACCAAGTCCGTGCGCCGGCTCGAGGCCGATATCGGCGGCACCCTCTTCGAAAGGGATGGCCGCGGCAAGGCGCTGACCGCGCTGGGGATCGCCCTTCTGGAACGGGCCGAACGATTGCGCCTCTCGGTGGACGACATCGGGCGCGAGATGGCCGACCTGGCCGGCGGCCGCACCGGGCTGGTCAGGATCGGCACCGGCATGACGCCCGCCAGCCACATCCTGCCCGCAGCCTGCCGCCAGCTGCGCGCGGCCGTTCCCGGCATCCGGCTGGAACTTGAGATCGGCAATTCCGATTTTCTTCAGGAACGGCTGCGGCATGGCACGCTCGACCTGATCCTGTGCCCGATGGATGGCGGCGATCTGTCGGATCTCGACGTGCGGGTGGTGCTCGACGAAACCGTCGTGGTCGCGGCCGGGGTCGACCATCCGCTGGCCGGGCGCGGGTTCGAGCTGGCCGAGCTGACGGAACATGGCTGGATGCTCCAGTCGCAATCCAGCGCCATGCGCGCCTGGCTCGACGCCGTCTTCACCTCGCGAAACCTGGCCCCGCCGCGCGTCATGGTCGAGACCGGCACCATCGGGGTCCTGACCCGTGTCGCCGAGGAAATGCAGCTGCTGACCTTCACCAGCCGGCGCAACCTGAACACCCTGGTCGAGCTGGCCCACCCCGAAACCACCATGCCGCGGCAATTCGGGCTCATGTCGCGGCGCGACGCCTATCTGCCGCCCGCGGCCCGCCGCCTGCGCGAATTCATCCTCGCGACCGTCGCGGCCGGCCCCGCATGA
- a CDS encoding TSUP family transporter — protein sequence MSEQVYFWVAAVLGAFFVGAGKGGVPVVAFLSVAMMSLIMPPLEAAALLLPIYILSDAYGVWLYRREYSRRNMAILIPAAALGILLGWVVADMTDENMVRIAVGAIGLYYLATRLRSMIAGPPAPRAATVPRGVIWGGVCGFTSFVAHAGGPPFQAYVLPQNLPKMVFAGTSTIVFAAINLMKLPPYVALGLLDLSDLRVGAVLAPMALFGAWAGYRLTRLLPERLFFALVELALLAISLQLVYAGLTG from the coding sequence GTGAGCGAGCAGGTCTACTTCTGGGTTGCGGCGGTGCTGGGCGCCTTCTTCGTGGGCGCGGGCAAGGGCGGCGTGCCGGTGGTCGCCTTCCTGAGCGTGGCGATGATGTCGCTGATCATGCCGCCGCTCGAGGCGGCGGCGCTGCTGCTGCCGATCTACATCCTGAGCGATGCCTATGGCGTGTGGCTCTACCGGCGGGAATATTCCAGGCGGAACATGGCCATCCTGATCCCCGCGGCGGCGCTGGGCATCCTGCTGGGCTGGGTCGTCGCGGACATGACGGACGAGAACATGGTGCGCATCGCGGTCGGCGCGATCGGGCTTTACTACCTGGCGACGCGGCTGCGCAGCATGATCGCGGGCCCGCCCGCCCCGCGCGCGGCGACCGTGCCGCGCGGCGTGATCTGGGGCGGCGTCTGCGGTTTCACCAGTTTCGTGGCCCATGCGGGCGGGCCGCCTTTCCAGGCCTATGTGCTGCCGCAGAACCTGCCGAAGATGGTCTTTGCCGGCACCTCGACCATCGTGTTCGCGGCGATCAACCTGATGAAGCTGCCGCCCTATGTGGCTTTGGGTCTGCTGGACCTGAGCGATCTGCGGGTGGGGGCGGTGCTGGCGCCGATGGCGCTGTTCGGGGCCTGGGCCGGGTACCGGCTGACGCGGCTCTTGCCCGAAAGGCTGTTCTTCGCGCTGGTGGAACTGGCGCTGCTGGCGATTTCGTTGCAGCTGGTCTACGCGGGGCTGACCGGTTGA
- the dtd gene encoding D-aminoacyl-tRNA deacylase, translating into MRALIQRVSEASVTVEGEITGAIGPGLLVLVCAMAGDTDAESAWLARKVAQLRIFRDDQGRMNRSLLDTGGAALVVSQFTLAAETKGNRPGFSTAAAPDEGRRLYERFMADLAGHGIPVQAGRFGADMKVALVNDGPVTIWLDTARR; encoded by the coding sequence ATGCGCGCACTGATCCAGCGGGTATCCGAGGCAAGCGTCACCGTCGAGGGCGAGATCACCGGCGCCATCGGCCCCGGGCTTCTGGTGCTGGTCTGCGCCATGGCAGGCGACACCGATGCGGAATCGGCCTGGCTTGCCCGCAAGGTGGCGCAGCTGCGCATCTTCCGCGACGATCAGGGCCGGATGAACCGCTCGCTTCTCGACACGGGCGGCGCGGCGCTCGTGGTCAGCCAGTTCACCCTCGCCGCCGAGACGAAGGGCAACCGCCCCGGCTTTTCCACCGCCGCCGCCCCCGACGAGGGCCGCCGCCTCTATGAGCGGTTCATGGCGGATCTGGCGGGCCACGGCATCCCCGTGCAGGCGGGACGCTTCGGCGCCGACATGAAGGTCGCGCTCGTCAATGACGGGCCCGTGACGATCTGGCTCGACACCGCCCGCCGCTGA